TGCTGCCGAGAGGAGAGGGCCTCCAGATCCCCTCACAGAGGGATCctctccctcctaggaagtccagCATCTCCTCCAAATTTCTTATGCTGCCCCCAGGAGGATCTTCTCAGCTGTGAGTCTCCTGCTACgggatgctttccccagagatgCCAGATTGATTCGCATCTGATGTCTCTTTAGTACCCAGAGAAAACACCGCTTTTTATTTCCTCTGGCTGTTCAAAAACATCTTCTGAGGATGTTGTTCTTCATCCAGCTGCCTGATGGGCACTTTATCTTCTCTTGCTTTCTGTCAGAGCCGCTCAACTTCTCCCTCCTGCTggagttggcctacagctcccataatccctggctattggccactgtggctgggggttatgggagttgtagtccgaaaacagtTCGGGggaggctaagttgagcaggcctgctttaggtcTTTATTATTCTTAGTTTTCTTGTCCTTTTTAATATCTTTGTAATGTCTGCCCTGAGGGGATTTCTACCAGAGTTGCGTGATGtctatataataccaataaatgcTCCATTCCCTTTCTTCATCCCTCTTCCCTTTTTCCTCTTCCAGGCACTGGGTATGTTAGCCAAGATGGCCACTGATCCTCTGCAGGCAGAGAAGGCTCCATCAGACACCAGGCACAGTCTGCTCTTCAGGGGAATCGTacgggaggaggagggggatggaggaaccACCTCACTGGGTAAGGATGGATGTGGAGTATTTCATCTTGGCCCACTCCTGAAAACCCTGGAGTGCTTTTATGTTCCCTTTAAGTCTCTGTTCAAGAGACGCTTTTCTCTAGGTTCTCTTCTTTTTCCAGTAACTTCACACTGAGACTCCAAAAAATGTTCTTGGGACAGATACTCCAGTCACTGCAATGCAAAATGCCAAAAGCATAAAAGACATTTCTTTTTTTACCTCACAGGCTGTGAAATGTCCCTCAACATTCTCTCTAGGCCTTCTCCTCTTGTTGGTGGAGAGGAAGGTGTTGCTGTGCAGTCACCGGATCAGGTAGGGGAAGCATcatggaaggaagaggaaggccTCACCTGTCTCTGGGTGGGAATAAAGccctctccttcccttttctctgttgatCAAGTATGCTCCCTTTGAAGACAAAAGTTGCCCCTAATGCAACTTTGGAAGATCCTTTAGGAACATCCAGCCATCTCTTTTCTGACAATATCCAGGTACAGAAACTGCTTTCTTCATCTTTCAGGGACCCGTGTCCTTTGAAgaggtggctgtgtgtttctccgaggaggagtgggctctgctggatcctggccaaagggctctgcacagggaaATCATGGAGGAGACTTCTGGGCATCTGGCCTggctgggtaaggctccctctttcCCTTGGCGGATGGATGTGGAAGGCAGGAATTGCTGCCATTGCTGGTGCATATCAATGCTTTGTGAGGATGTCATGGAGGATGTCAGCAGCTGATTCCTCTACTAGACCTCCTTCCTGGGACTCTTTCCAATCCTGGTGAGGACCAATTAAAAGCCTCTGCCACCCCTACTTGGCCCTTTTCGTGGCTGTGGTCAGGAGAACAGTTTTGACAGGATGAATTGGGCTCTCTGAAGATTTGTTCTAGTTGGAACCTTTCCAGTTCTGAAATATGAGCTCACCTCTTGGTCACAAGATAGAGAAGATCCATTTATTGAGGTCTCCAAGGAAGAAGAGAGATCAGCAGGTAGCTGCTTtgctgtgtgtgcacaaaaccagtgaACCACTGGTGTACAAAActggtgcacaaaaccagttttcccggTTCAGCTGGAGGTTAAACTGTACTCTAAGCTGGTGCCCTCCTTCGTGTATCAGTTCCATTGAACCGTTTCCAAGTGCTTCGTCCAAGGGGATTAATTTGAACCCAACCCCCTCTCAAGCGGCCAGGGGTTTCGGCTCGATAACGAACTGAACTGTTAGGGAAGGTTCAGTCTGTTATCAagccatcaaaccaaaccagatcCATCTTTAACTGGTTTATTTCAAAATCTGTTCGCATATCCCTAATGGTCCATgcctccccagtggtcagagtagTCTTGAGTTCACCCATCATTTTTCTCCAGGCAAAGAGCAGTGGGCAAAGTCTGGCTCAGAGCTGCCCTTTTGGCACAAAGGCTGTTTGCCACAAGGGAGAACAGCTCGAGTGTCAAGGCCATctcagaaatgagcttccagtcagCACATGGGCACCATTATTAGTGATCAGGAAGCCCCTGCAGAAGAGTGGCTACCCGGAGAGCCTTTCCTCCACTGGGCGTCTGATGACTGCCAACTGCTCCTCCGATGTGTGCTTAGTGGCCAGAGGCTCTACATGCAGCAGCAGAAGATGCAGCTCTGTCTCCTTTAGGTCTTTCCTTCCAGCTCTTTAGGATGATTCTCTCCCGTCTCACACCCTTGAGTCCTGCCAGGGGAGACAGCGAAGGAATAACTGCAGAGATTGGCACacagaacatatgaagctgcctttgactgagtcaggccactggtccatctagctcaggattgtctacctagacgggcagtggcttctccaaggtggcaggcaggagccctctctggagatactaccagggagggaacttggaaccttcttcatgcaagaatgcagaggctcttcccagagcggccccatcacaGTGAGGTAAGGGAGCAGGTTAAAAGGACTGGAAAATGGTATTCCGCCTGAGGGAAATGCCTCTGGAATACCACATCCTTTGGAGCATGTAGCTGGGCTTAGTTCTAATCAACAGACGCTGCTTATCACATGGCGGGATTTGCCCCTGCACTTCATCTTTTCCTTGGTTTGTACTGCAATGCTGTTAATTGGGTTTGTTTCTTGAGTTGAGGCTCTGTTCCTTCCTCACCAAATTTTTCTTTTTATGCCTGCAGGTAATCGGAGGACGAACAGAAAAAAGGGGCAAATGCTGAGAAGAAGAActagagaaaaagagaagaagaattgGGCGGCTTCTGAAGGGACAGACTTCCATGCAATTCCAGCTGAAGATAAGACTAGTAAGCGTACTCTAAGTGGAAGCATCTCAACTAATAAATCACACCTCGGTCCACATCACAGCATCCCTACAAGAGTGAAAGCATATCAATGCACAGTGTGTGGGAACGACTTCAGGAATTGGTTGAACTTGTATgagcatcaaaaaacccatacaggagagaaactatgcttggagtgtggaaagaaattCAGTCGTGACACTGCTCTTGCTGTCCATCAGTGCGTCTGCCAAGGAGATACATCCTCCAAATACAGAAAGAGCTTGAATGGCAGAGCTGAGCTTCCTTCCCATCAAGGTggccacacaggagagaaaccctatacatgctcagagtgtggaaagagcttcagtcagaagtcACACctttctgtccatcaaagaatccacacaggggagaaaccatatacatgctcagagtgtggaaagcgcttcagTGAAAAAGGAAGtctttctgcccatcaaagaatccacgcaggggagaaaccatatgcgtgctcagagtgtgggaagagcttcagttggaAATCAAATctttctgtccatcaaagaatccacacaggagagaaagcgtatacgtgctcagagtgtgggaagagcttcagtagaaaaggaagtatttctgcccatcaaagaattcacacaggggagaaaccatatgcgtgctcagagtgtgggaagagcttcagttggaAATCAAATctttctgtccatcaaagaatccacacaggggagaaaccctatgcatgcttagagtgtggaaagagcttcagtgaaaaAGGAAGTCTTTCTGCCCACGaaggaatccacacaggggagaaaccatatgcgtgctcagagtgtggaaagagcttcgttCAGAAGTCCAATCTTTCtgaacatcaaagaatccacacaggggagaaaccatatgcgtgctcagagtgtggaaagagcttccgtgaCAAGGGCAGTCTTTCTGcccatcacagaatccacacaggggagaaaccatatgcgtgcttagagtgtgggaagagcttcaaccGGAAGTACATACTTTgtgcccatcaaagaatccacacaggggagaaaccatatacctgctctgagtgtggaaagagtttccgtGACAAGGGcagtctttctgcccatcaaagaatccacacaggggagaaaccatttgtgtgctcagagtgtggaaagagcttcagtcggaagTACAAGCTTTctatccatcaaagaatccacacaggggagaaaccatatgcatgctcagagtgtggaaagagcttcagtcagaagtaCAAGCTTTctatccatcaaagaatccacacaggggagaaaccatatttgtgctcagagtgtgggaagagcttcagaagGAAATCAAATCTTTCTGTCCATCAAAGACtgcacaaataaaaacaaatcccCTGTGTCAGACAAGAGTATATGTTTGCGGTATGCTGACTGAATCTATGCAAAATACTACACACATAACCCAATATTGGGAAATAGGTtacccctggaaataccatgctCCATGTAATATGGACAAAAACTTTTAATATAGGAACCAAAACCAAATAAAATGGTTACAACACTAAGtgataataataaattatgtaTAAACATCAAACAAAGATTCTAATAGTAACCAATGAAAAATGACCAATACCCAAACAAACACATATCAGAAAAAATGTGTTAATGAATAACGACAATATGATGCCAAAGGCTGATGTCCATGATAGTCCATACTAACTAATAATAACAGACACAGAAATGTTGGGAAGATAAATGCATGCTGAATGAATGACTTCTTCAAACATATCACTCTGTGCTGTGTCCAAATAACTCCTCCACCGACATGGGTGTGTTGAGATATCAAATGCCAGTCGATGGAAAGGCCTACCAATGCCTCAAATGCTGGCAGATGGCAACGGATGAAAGTGCCAAAATTAGTGCCCGACAGGGcagtctttctgcccatcaaagaCTCCACACACaggagaaaccatatacgtgctcagagtgtgggaagagtttGAGTTGTAAGGGTAATCTTTCTGTccatcaaaaaatccacacaggggagaaaccttatATGTGCtccgagtgtggaaagagcttcagttggaaGTCATATCTTTCTCTCCATCAAAGATTTCACAAAGGGGAGAAACCATCTACATGCTcaaagtgtggaatgagcttcaggcAGAAGGGGAATCTTTCTGTCCATCAAAAAGTCCACGCAGGAGAGTGTAGTGAGGAACCTGCTGGCACTGATAGAGTTAACAGAAAAGTACCCATGACCTTTGACAGACTGGCAACCCTGGGGCCTGACCAATCAACCAGGCAGGCAGGACTAGagggtaaggatgtgcatgaaccagttggGCTGTCTTTTTCTGggctgccaaaccggtttggaggtccatTGTTTGGACTGGTTTGGCAGCAGGTGTTATCTTTTAAGGAGTAGTGCAGGTGCCGTTACGACCCCTCCCCGGCAGTGCTACCAAAACCACTGGCGTAGGGCTGCAAGAAGGTATGCAGTAGCCCCATTCCACTGGCTTCGGTGGCAGTGCTTCAGTGATGGAAGTATGTTTTCTTTCCATTAAAGTcgccacacaggggagaaaccatattcgtgttcagagtgtggaaacaACTTCAGACGAAAAGCCAGTCTTTttgcccatcaaagaatccacacgggggaaccatatacgtgctcagagtgtggaaagagctt
Above is a window of Hemicordylus capensis ecotype Gifberg chromosome 2, rHemCap1.1.pri, whole genome shotgun sequence DNA encoding:
- the LOC128343319 gene encoding zinc finger protein 32-like is translated as MGVLRYQMPVDGKAYQCLKCWQMATDESAKISARQGSLSAHQRLHTQEKPYTCSECGKSLSCKGNLSVHQKIHTGEKPYMCSECGKSFSWKSYLSLHQRFHKGEKPSTCSKCGMSFRQKGNLSVHQKVHAGECSEEPAGTDRVNRKVPMTFDRLATLGPDQSTRQAGLEGKDVHEPVGLSFSGLPNRFGGPLFGLVWQQVLSFKE